The following are encoded together in the Tribolium castaneum strain GA2 chromosome 3, icTriCast1.1, whole genome shotgun sequence genome:
- the CNBP gene encoding CCHC-type zinc finger nucleic acid binding protein: MSSGSICYKCNQPGHFARECSQPGGREGGRGGFNRSREKCHKCNKTGHYARDCKEDSARCYRCYGEGHFAKDCLQSPDMPSCYNCRKPGHIARSCPEGGGVANETCHNCQRPGHISRNCPENTKICYLCHKPGHLKRDCQENDYRK; encoded by the coding sequence ATGAGCTCGGGCAGCATCTGCTACAAGTGCAACCAGCCGGGGCACTTCGCGCGCGAGTGCTCGCAGCCCGGGGGCCGCGAGGGCGGCCGCGGGGGCTTCAACCGCAGCCGCGAGAAGTGCCACAAGTGCAACAAGACGGGGCACTACGCGCGCGACTGCAAGGAGGACTCGGCGCGCTGCTACCGCTGCTACGGCGAGGGCCACTTCGCCAAGGACTGCCTGCAGAGCCCCGACATGCCGTCCTGCTACAACTGCAGGAAGCCGGGGCACATCGCGCGCAGCTGCCCCGAGGGCGGCGGCGTCGCCAACGAGACGTGCCACAACTGCCAGCGGCCGGGGCACATCTCCAGGAACTGCCCCGAGAACACGAAAATCTGCTACTTGTGCCACAAGCCGGGCCATCTGAAGCGGGACTGTCAGGAGAACGATTACAGGAAGTAG
- the PIG-K gene encoding putative GPI-anchor transamidase, translating to MGLFTPIFVAFCASLAHSQLDFEFPKNGHTNNWAVLVDTSRFWFNYRHVANVLSIYRSVKRLGIPDSQIILMIADDMACNPRNPRPATVFNNANQHINVYGDDVEVDYRGYEVTVENFVRLLTGRLPPGTPRSKQLLTDEGSNVLIYLTGHGGDGFLKFQDSEEITSQEMADALEQMWQKQRYHEIFFMIDTCQAASMYERFYSPNILAVGSSLVGEDSLSHHVDSSIGVYIIDRYTFFALEFLENVDQHTKKTMGEFLNVCPKRVCISTVGVRRDLFARNPHQVPITDFFGSVRPVEVISNVTLVPLVTNETKTKPVAQPTKKYRYIPPLVNFNSIV from the exons ATGGGGCTGTTTACCCCCATTTTTGTGGCCTTTTGCGCCTCGCTGGCCCACTCACAG CTCGATTTTGAATTTCCGAAAAATGGGCACACGAATAATTGGGCGGTTTTGGTCGATACGAGCCGTTTCTGGTTCAATTACCGGCACGTGGCCAACGTGCTTTCGATCTATCGTAGCGTGAAACGCCTGGGAATCCCCGACAGccaaataatattaatgataGCCGACGATATGGCGTGCAACCCCCGAAATCCGCGCCCTGCGACTGTTTTTAACAACGCAAATCAGCACATTAATGTGTACGGGGATGACGTTGAGGTTGACTATCGGGGGTATGAGGTCACGGTTGAGAATTTCGTGCGGTTGTTGACGGGGAGGTTGCCCCCGGGGACGCCCCGGTCCAAGCAATTGTTGACTGATGAAGGGAGCAacgttttgatttatttaacgGGGCATGGGGGCGACGGCTTTTTGAAATTTCAGGATTCGGAGGAAATAACGAGTCAGGAGATGGCCGATGCTTTGGAGCAAATGTGGCAAAAACAGAGATATcacgaaatttttttcatgattGATACGTGCCAAGCCGCCTCGATGTATGAGCGGTTCTACTCGCCTAATATTCTAGCCGTGGGGAGCAGTCTCGTGGGGGAAGACTCACTTTCG CATCACGTTGACTCGTCCATTGGTGTTTACATAATTGATCGTTACACGTTTTTTGCACTTGAGTTTTTGGAAAACGTCGATCAGCATACGAAAAAAACGATGGGCGAATTT ttaaatgtTTGTCCGAAACGAGTTTGTATTTCAACAGTTGGGGTCAGGCGCGATTTATTCGCAAGGAACCCGCATCAAGTCCCCATAACTGACTTTTTTGGGTCTGTGAGGCCTGTTGAGGTCATCTCGAATGTTACACTTGTCCCTCTAGTCACAAATGAGACAAAGACTAAGCCAGTGGCTCAGCCGACGAAGAAATATCGTTACATTCCGCctttagttaattttaattcgattgtgtaa
- the Stt3B gene encoding dolichyl-diphosphooligosaccharide--protein glycosyltransferase subunit STT3B, with the protein MAQAGSKKSQLTKINSKTGINSLIIFVVLLLAWIAGFSSRLFAVIRFESIIHEFDPWFNYRATAYMVKHGFYNFLNWFDERAWYPLGRIVGGTVYPGLMITSGSIHYVLHLLNINVHIRDICVFLAPIFSGLTAISTYFLTKELWSAGAGLFAACFIAIVPGYISRSVAGSYDNEGIAIFALQFTYFLWIKSVKTGSVFWAVAAALSYFYMVSAWGGYVFIINLIPLHVFVLLLMGRFSNRLFTSYTTFYILGLICSMQIPFVGFQPIRTSEHMAASGVFALLFAVATLKYLQTMLSKSEFKSLVIFGGLISAGVVFLTVVGLTYAGYIAPWSGRFYSLWDTGYAKIHIPIIASVSEHQPTTWFSFFFDLHILVATFPAGLWYCIKNVNDERVFVILYALSAVYFAGVMVRLMLTLTPVVCILSGIAFSGLLELFLREDDTPRNEDSDDDEQSPPNNRRLYDKAVAGRVPKMKHEQNKESDGIGPNIRSIVTVVIMLLLMLFAVHCTWVTSNAYSSPSIVLASYGSDGSRQILDDFREAYFWLSQNTADEARVMSWWDYGYQIAGMANRTTLVDNNTWNNSHIALVGKAMSSNESAAYEIMTALDVDYVLVIFGGVIGYSGDDINKFLWMVRIAEGEHPKDIRESDYFTEHGEFRVDAEGAPTLLNSLMYKLSYYRFGELKLDYRTPAGYDRTRNAIIGNKDFQLTYLEEAYTTEHWLVRVYRVKKPDEFNRPRIPVANRVVKSQNFVSKKSTKRKKGTIKNKPVIVKGKRLSKQA; encoded by the exons ATGGCTCAAGCCGGTTCGAAAAAGTCCCAATTAACcaaaataaatagtaaaacCGGAATAAACAGTCTTATAATTTTCGTCGTTCTCCTCCTGGCATGGATCGCCGGCTTTTCGTCCCGTCTCTTCGCCGTGATCCGTTTCGAAAGCATAATTCACGAATTTGATCCATG GTTCAATTACCGCGCCACGGCGTACATGGTCAAACACggcttttacaattttttgaactgGTTTGATGAGCGCGCCTGGTACCCCTTGGGGCGCATCGTGGGGGGCACGGTGTACCCCGGATTGATGATCACGTCAGGGAGCATACACTACGTGTTGCATTTATTGAACATCAATGTACATATTAGGGATATTTGTGTGTTCCTGGCCCCCATCTTCAG CGGCCTCACGGCCATCTCGACCTACTTTCTGACCAAGGAGCTGTGGTCGGCGGGGGCCGGCCTTTTCGCGGCGTGTTTTATTGCCATTGTGCCTGGATACATCAGTCGTTCTGTTGCCGGAAGTTACGATAATGAAGGTATCGCAATTTTCGCACTTCAATTCACTTATTTCCTCTGGATTAAGTCGGTGAAGACGGGGTCGGTGTTTTGGGCCGTCGCAGCGGCACTTTCGTACTTTTATATG GTCTCCGCATGGGGAGGCTACGTGTTCATCATCAATCTAATCCCGCTTCATGTGTTTGTCCTCCTTCTGATGGGACGATTTTCGAACCGATTATTTACCAGTTACACCACTTTCTACATACTTGGGTTGATTTGCTCCATGCAGATACCATTTGTTGGGTTCCAACCCATTCGTACCAGCGAACACATGGCGGCTTCTG GTGTTTTTGCATTACTTTTCGCCGTTGCGACGCTAAAATACCTACAAACGATGCTCTCAAAGTCTGAGTTTAAGTcgttggtgatttttggtgGTTTAATATCGGCAGGTGTTGTTTTTCTAACAGTGGTAGGACTGACCTATGCTGGGTATATTGCACCATGGAGTGGCCG gtTTTATTCATTGTGGGATACTGGATATGCTAAAATTCATATTCCAATAATTGCGTCGGTTTCTGAACATCAACCGACCACTTGGTTCTCGTTTTTCTTTGATTTGCATATTTTAGTTGCAACTTTTCCCGCTGGTCTGTGGTACTGTATCAAAAATGTGAACGACGAGAGGGTTTTCG TGATTCTGTACGCCCTGAGTGCGGTTTATTTCGCCGGCGTTATGGTCCGTCTCATGTTAACCCTAACACCTGTGGTGTGCATTTTGAGCGGAATAGCATTTTCCGGTCTTTTGGAGCTATTTTTACGCGAAGATGACACTCCACGTAACGAAGATAGTGACGATGATGAACAATCACCTCCAAATAATCGTCGATTATATGACAAG gcCGTTGCCGGCCGTGTGCCAAAAATGAAACACGAGCAGAACAAAGAATCGGACGGAATCGGTCCAAATATACGTAGCATTGTTACCGTTGtcataatgttattgttgatGTTGTTTGCGGTACATTGTACTTGGGTCACTAGCAATGCTTATTCAAGCCCAAGTATCGTCCTAGCATCATACGGAAGTGACGGTTCCCGTCAGATTTTGGACGATTTTCGCGAAGCTTACTTTTGGTTGTCGCAAAATACAGCCGACGAAGCGAGAGTGATGAGttg GTGGGATTACGGGTATCAGATCGCAGGAATGGCCAATCGGACGACGTTAGTTGACAATAACACGTGGAACAACAGTCACATCGCCCTGGTGGGGAAGGCAATGTCGTCCAATGAGAGCGCAGCTTACGAGATCATGACCGCCCTTGATGTGGACTACGTCCTAGTGATCTTCGGCGGTGTGATTGGCTATTCGGGCGATGATATTAACAAGTTTTTGTGGATGGTGCGGATCGCAGAAGGCGAACATCCCAAAGATATAAGAGAGAGTGATTATTTTACGGAACATGGCGAGTTTAGAGTGGATGCTGAAGGGGCGCCAACTCTGTTAAATTCACTCATGTATAAGTTGAGTTATTATCGATTTGGTGAATTGAAGTTGGATTATCGTACACCGGCTGGGTATGATAGAACCAGGAACGCAATTATTGGTAATAAAGATTTCCAACTTACCTACCTGGAGGAGGCGTATACGACTGAGCATTGGCTCGTGAGGGTATACAGGGTGAAGAAACCAGACGAGTTTAATAGGCCGAGGATTCCCGTGGCGAATCGGGTGGTCAAAAGCCAGAATTTCGTATCGAAAAAg AGCACCAAACGCAAAAAGGGTACAATTAAAAACAAGCCAGTCATCGTGAAGGGCAAAAGACTGTCAAAACAGGCGTAA
- the LOC661001 gene encoding INO80 complex subunit D-B isoform X1, translated as MFNSGIKGNQRCNGLVPPTRTVNYNKLVKSLGTKDTYNNDKKLEPTFRNMGFPHSDLDTKVKIEFDEEEIEAKVISPSIIGLSDDKTHKSPPVKPRLKSGSRATHHETLQRIDDIRDFYNHYQHHWFSPSLEKFKLEDRSREERIEITRHEFLRHLQQIVRSNVGKPHEPHSGPAAPPKVHRHPHQAGYDRLVAPLICQVENCFHAALPCTRHCTLHIMLNSEQVLFGYCTAKFADNTQCSVPVFDITHELPLCPEHARKRDNYKLYQEAKPKKLRKKVKPSAMIRPQKRNKKKKKPNKTPETTTPSAIINIPGDVGEIVHAASPELEEDMHMVDQVLGLNESDALEQVLETQASHLLEETDISTVLSTIQVDEFSDFFAVNRNGEYEPSREEAEELEKALAAVDNDVKSLEKLSQSQGLLDSLLDEHTLAESLVQIPDVFHNGYAPCGDSMVAQTSSFLLPVEPQSHS; from the exons ATGTTCAATTCAGGGATTAAAGGAAATCAAAGGTG TAACGGGTTAGTTCCGCCAACTAGGACtgtaaattacaataaattagtCAAGTCGCTAGGGACTAAAGACACGTACaataatgacaaaaaattggaacCAACTTTTAGAAACATGGGATTCCCCCATTCCGACCTTGATACCAAGGTGAAAATCGAATTCGACGAGGAGGAAATCGAAGCTAAAGTTATTAGTCCCAGTATTATAG GTTTAAGTGATGATAAAACGCACAAATCGCCTCCGGTGAAGCCCCGACTCAAGTCCGGCAGTCGTGCCACCCACCACGAGACCCTCCAGCGGATAGATGACATCCGGGACTTTTACAACCACTACCAGCACCACTGGTTCAGTCCGAGTCTTGAA AAATTCAAACTGGAGGACCGCTCTCGCGAGGAGCGGATCGAAATCACCCGGCACGAATTCCTGCGTCATTTGCAGCAGATCGTGCGGAGCAACGTCGGCAAGCCCCATGAGCCCCACTCGGGGCCTGCCGCGCCCCCGAAGGTCCACCGGCACCCGCACCAAGCGGGCTATGACCGGCTCGTGGCACCCTTGATTTGTCAAGTGGAGAATTGTTTCCATGCGGCGTTGCCATGCACGCGTCATTGCACGCTGCATATTATGTTGAATAGTGAGCAAGTTTTGTTTGGTTATTGTACGGCCAAGTTTGCCGATAATACGCAGTGTTCTGTACCTGTTTTTGATATAACGCACGAGTTGCCACTGTGTCCCGAACATGCCCGAAAAAGG GATAATTATAAACTGTATCAAGAAGCGAAACCAAAGAAACTAAGGAAGAAGGTTAAACCGTCGGCGATGATTCGGCCgcaaaaacgcaataaaaagaaaaagaaaccGAACAAAACACCAGAAACAACGACACCAAgtgcaataattaatattccgGGCG ATGTGGGCGAAATCGTGCACGCAGCCTCGCCCGAGCTCGAGGAAGACATGCACATGGTCGACCAAGTCCTGGGCTTGAACGAATCGGACGCGCTCGAGCAAGTCCTAGAGACACAAGCCTCCCACTTGCTCGAAGAGACCGACATCAGCACGGTGCTGAGTACGATCCAGGTGGACGAATTCAGCGACTTTTTCGCAG TGAACCGGAACGGGGAGTACGAGCCGTCGCGCGAGGAGGCCGAGGAGCTGGAGAAGGCGCTCGCGGCCGTGGACAACGACGTCAAGTCGCTGGAGAAGCTGAGCCAGTCGCAGGGCTTGCTGGACTCGCTGCTGGACGAGCACACGTTGGCCGAGTCGCTCGTCCAGATCCCCGATGTTTTTCACAACGGCTATGCGCCCTGTGGTGATAGTATGGTAGCACAAACGTCGTCCTTTCTCTTGCCGGTTGAGCCACAATCTCATTCTTAA
- the LOC661001 gene encoding INO80 complex subunit D isoform X2 has translation MFNSGIKGNQRNMGFPHSDLDTKVKIEFDEEEIEAKVISPSIIGLSDDKTHKSPPVKPRLKSGSRATHHETLQRIDDIRDFYNHYQHHWFSPSLEKFKLEDRSREERIEITRHEFLRHLQQIVRSNVGKPHEPHSGPAAPPKVHRHPHQAGYDRLVAPLICQVENCFHAALPCTRHCTLHIMLNSEQVLFGYCTAKFADNTQCSVPVFDITHELPLCPEHARKRDNYKLYQEAKPKKLRKKVKPSAMIRPQKRNKKKKKPNKTPETTTPSAIINIPGDVGEIVHAASPELEEDMHMVDQVLGLNESDALEQVLETQASHLLEETDISTVLSTIQVDEFSDFFAVNRNGEYEPSREEAEELEKALAAVDNDVKSLEKLSQSQGLLDSLLDEHTLAESLVQIPDVFHNGYAPCGDSMVAQTSSFLLPVEPQSHS, from the exons ATGTTCAATTCAGGGATTAAAGGAAATCAAAG AAACATGGGATTCCCCCATTCCGACCTTGATACCAAGGTGAAAATCGAATTCGACGAGGAGGAAATCGAAGCTAAAGTTATTAGTCCCAGTATTATAG GTTTAAGTGATGATAAAACGCACAAATCGCCTCCGGTGAAGCCCCGACTCAAGTCCGGCAGTCGTGCCACCCACCACGAGACCCTCCAGCGGATAGATGACATCCGGGACTTTTACAACCACTACCAGCACCACTGGTTCAGTCCGAGTCTTGAA AAATTCAAACTGGAGGACCGCTCTCGCGAGGAGCGGATCGAAATCACCCGGCACGAATTCCTGCGTCATTTGCAGCAGATCGTGCGGAGCAACGTCGGCAAGCCCCATGAGCCCCACTCGGGGCCTGCCGCGCCCCCGAAGGTCCACCGGCACCCGCACCAAGCGGGCTATGACCGGCTCGTGGCACCCTTGATTTGTCAAGTGGAGAATTGTTTCCATGCGGCGTTGCCATGCACGCGTCATTGCACGCTGCATATTATGTTGAATAGTGAGCAAGTTTTGTTTGGTTATTGTACGGCCAAGTTTGCCGATAATACGCAGTGTTCTGTACCTGTTTTTGATATAACGCACGAGTTGCCACTGTGTCCCGAACATGCCCGAAAAAGG GATAATTATAAACTGTATCAAGAAGCGAAACCAAAGAAACTAAGGAAGAAGGTTAAACCGTCGGCGATGATTCGGCCgcaaaaacgcaataaaaagaaaaagaaaccGAACAAAACACCAGAAACAACGACACCAAgtgcaataattaatattccgGGCG ATGTGGGCGAAATCGTGCACGCAGCCTCGCCCGAGCTCGAGGAAGACATGCACATGGTCGACCAAGTCCTGGGCTTGAACGAATCGGACGCGCTCGAGCAAGTCCTAGAGACACAAGCCTCCCACTTGCTCGAAGAGACCGACATCAGCACGGTGCTGAGTACGATCCAGGTGGACGAATTCAGCGACTTTTTCGCAG TGAACCGGAACGGGGAGTACGAGCCGTCGCGCGAGGAGGCCGAGGAGCTGGAGAAGGCGCTCGCGGCCGTGGACAACGACGTCAAGTCGCTGGAGAAGCTGAGCCAGTCGCAGGGCTTGCTGGACTCGCTGCTGGACGAGCACACGTTGGCCGAGTCGCTCGTCCAGATCCCCGATGTTTTTCACAACGGCTATGCGCCCTGTGGTGATAGTATGGTAGCACAAACGTCGTCCTTTCTCTTGCCGGTTGAGCCACAATCTCATTCTTAA